A region of Psychrilyobacter piezotolerans DNA encodes the following proteins:
- a CDS encoding pentapeptide repeat-containing protein, with protein MCFQSGDLSGDLRNADLRNADLSYANLRDLDLSYAVLCDADLSNANLINVNLTSADLRGVNLTDTKFIYADLSYVNLYGVDLANTDLSYTNLRNADLSNAKLTVTILRGANLIGAKLTDANLTGADLSSANLRNADLSSADLHNADLSYAGLRNADLRGTNLKGVDLSTADLSYADLTGADLTGINLTGADLTGAKFDDFVD; from the coding sequence ATGTGTTTCCAATCTGGTGATTTAAGTGGTGATTTAAGGAATGCTGATTTGAGGAATGCTGATTTAAGTTATGCTAATTTAAGGGATCTTGATTTAAGTTATGCTGTTTTATGTGATGCTGATTTAAGTAATGCTAATTTAATCAATGTTAATTTAACTAGTGCTGATTTACGAGGTGTCAATTTAACCGATACTAAATTTATTTATGCGGATCTAAGTTATGTTAATTTATACGGTGTTGATCTGGCTAATACTGATTTAAGTTATACTAATTTACGTAATGCTGATTTAAGTAATGCTAAATTAACTGTTACTATTTTACGTGGTGCTAATTTAATTGGTGCTAAATTAACTGATGCTAATTTAACAGGTGCTGACTTAAGTAGTGCTAATTTACGTAATGCTGACTTAAGTAGTGCTGATTTACATAATGCTGACTTAAGTTATGCTGGTTTAAGGAACGCTGATTTAAGGGGTACTAATTTAAAAGGTGTTGATTTAAGTACTGCTGATTTAAGTTATGCTGATTTAACAGGTGCTGATTTAACAGGTATTAATTTAACAGGTGCTGATCTAACTGGTGCCAAGTTTGATGATTTTGTCGATTAA